A single Pieris rapae chromosome 2, ilPieRapa1.1, whole genome shotgun sequence DNA region contains:
- the LOC110998577 gene encoding carboxypeptidase A4-like: MQSKSDLFYFDTPTKPRFSKRQFSKYYFLNDSESDLDASDVSQESFEDTKIPNKPTHKKELGNRSIPEKLSKPVLKSDDIIRKHESIEKPIPCLDWENYHRLNVIHNFMDEMEYSYPSICTVGFIGTSLEGRDLKILKISNSVASNAAVWMDAGIHAREWIAPAVNTYIANHIAKNFNTLPAYLTNKDWYFLPVVNPDGYEYSHTVNRMWRKNRAWHGGQCLGVDLNRNFSYGWGGSGSSDNPTHAFYRGPEPFSEPESSAMRSTTKHFQNCKYSENNFIKSLLNRTVSTKITVAPLNAKTQVWEIRFTNEGQRLFMKTLDTAGAINIWKEEHSTMDVMVEGPRASQVAGMLHEREIPYAIAVGDVNVLLEREQGTVLNKLRRQPSANRNMDWHTFHRLDVIYEFMENLAKEYPYLCTVMIIGKSVEGRDLKLLKISNGDSSNPGVWLDGTIHPREWISAAVVTYIANQLVRNFQIQPDSVRNKDWYILPVMNPDGYEYTHTFDRMWRKNRARYGECVGVDLNRNFSYGWGEKGEEGSSDDPGNIFFRGSKAFSEPETSAVKRLILESPTTFKVFLSFHSYGEVIIFPWGYIGDPCPDYIELLEGGTAMAKAIFETSGHTYKVGSTKDLMYYAAGNSIDWSYGVANIPYSYMVELRGKQYRFLLPREEIIPSAREAMSGVIRLMDFVDKRTKSVQSCVCSK; this comes from the exons ATGCAGAGCAAATCCGATCTCTTTTACTTCGATACGCCAACAAAACCGCGATTTTCCAAACGACAATTCtcaaaatactattttctGAATGATTCTGAATCTGATTTAGACGCAAGTGATGTAAGTCAAGAAAGCTTTGAGGATACAAAGATACCAAACAAACCAACACATAAGAAAGAACTTGGTAATCGATCGATCCCTGAAAAGTTGTCGAAACCTGTTTTAAAATCGGATGACATAATTAGGAAACATG AATCAATCGAAAAGCCGATTCCGTGCTTGGACTGGGAGAACTACCATCGTCTTAACgtgatacataattttatggaCGAAATGGAATATAGTTACCCATCTATATGCACAGTGGGTTTCATAGGAACCTCTCTCGAAGGAAGAGATTTaaag atCCTTAAGATCTCAAACAGTGTTGCTAGCAATGCCGCAGTATGGATGGATGCTGGAATACATGCCAGGGAGTGGATAGCACCCGCAGTAAACACATACATCGCCAACCATATAgctaaaaactttaatacatTGCCAGCATATCTTACCAATAAAGACTg GTACTTTCTTCCAGTGGTCAATCCAGATGGTTATGAATATTCGCACACAGTTAATCGTATGTGGAGAAAGAATAGAGCCTGGCATGGGGGTCAATGCTTGGGTGTCGATTTGAACAGAAACTTCAG TTACGGCTGGGGTGGTAGCGGTTCTTCGGATAATCCAACACATGCTTTTTATCGTGGACCAGAGCCTTTCTCGGAGCCAGAATCATCAGCTATGAGG TCaacaacaaaacattttcaaaattgCAAGTATagtgaaaataatttcataaaaagtcTATTAAATAGAACAGTTTCAACAAAAATCACAGTGGCACCACTCAACGCCAAGACCCAAGTCTGGGAAATAAGATTTACGAATGAGGGACAAAGATTGTTTATGAAAACATTAGACACAGCGGGAG caattaacatttggAAAGAAGAGCATAGTACCATGGATGTGATGGTGGAAGGGCCTAGAGCGTCTCAAGTCGCGGGCATGTTGCATGAAAGGGAGATTCCATATGCAATCGCTGTAGGAGATGTGAATGTACTATTGGAAAGAGAGCAGGGAACTGTTCTGAATAAATTAAGACGACAGCCTAGTGCAA ATCGTAATATGGATTGGCATACATTCCACCGATTAGATGTTATCTACGAGTTTATGGAAAATTTGGCCAAGGAATACCCTTATTTGTGTACTGTGATGATCATTGGAAAATCAGTTGAAGGAAGGGATTTGAAG ttactGAAGATATCGAATGGAGACTCCTCAAATCCAGGTGTATGGCTTGATGGTACCATACATCCTCGCGAATGGATCAGTGCAGCTGTAGTGACATACATCGCTAATCAGCTGGTTCGCAACTTCCAAATTCAGCCTGATAGCGTTAGGAATAAAGACTG gtaTATTCTTCCAGTGATGAATCCAGATGGCTAcgaatacacacacacattcgACCGCATGTGGAGAAAAAATAGAGCGCGGTACGGTGAATGTGTTGGTGTCGATCTAAATCGAAACTTTAG TTATGGTTGGGGCGAAAAAGGTGAGGAAGGATCTTCAGATGACCCCGGAAATATCTTCTTTCGAGGGTCAAAGGCGTTTTCTGAACCGGAAACCAGTGCTGTAAAG CGGCTAATCTTGGAATCTCCGACCACTTTCAAGGTGTTCCTCTCATTCCATAGCTATGGAGAAGTCATAATTTTCCCCTGGGGCTACATTGGCGACCCTTGCCCAGACTATATTGAACTTCTCGAAGGAGGAACTGCAATGGCTAAG GCTATTTTCGAAACCAGTGGCCACACCTATAAAGTAGGAAGTACAAAGGACCTTATGTACTATGCAGCTGGCAACAGCATTGACTGGAGCTATGGAGTAGCTAATATACCATACTCATATATGGTGGAACTGAGAGGGAAACAATATAGATTCTTATTACCGAGAGAAGAAATTATACCATCGGCCCGAGAAGCGATGAGCGGCGTAATACGACTAATGGATTTTGTTGATAAAAGGACTAAAAGTGTACAATCTTGCGTTTGTTCTAAATAA
- the LOC110998576 gene encoding carboxypeptidase B-like — MVEGNRVMQVEKLLRDRNIVFEVTSTDTVVRPNSPNNISLSRQSKSPQNPFQRRTLDWKDYYPLNVVYNFMENLEVQYPSTCTVTSIGRSVEGRDIKMLKISNSDATNTGVWLDGTIHAREWISTSVVTFIADHIAKNFNNLPKSITNKDWFIVPVVNPDGYYHSHLHDRMWRKNRARVDNTIVGVDLNRNFGYNWGRSGSECSSGDPYHQNFRGIEPFSEPEAAAVKDLILYSTIPFKIFITFHAYSELISFPWCFTNEPCADYVRLLEGGTAMAKAMYETNGRMYKVGNFKDLMYLAAGTSIDWSYGTAHIPFSYLVELRSKEFKFLLPKEEIQDCCQEVLNGVLALANFVDQKKCINCTMFSRKKE; from the exons ATGGTCGAAGGAAATAGGGTTATGCAAGTGGAAAAACTATTGCGTGATAGAAATATCGTATTCGAAGTTACCTCGACTGATACAGTTGTTAGACCGAACAGTCCAAACAACATCTCGTTATCAAGACAATCGAAATCACCTCAAAATCCTTTTCAAA GGCGTACTTTGGACTGGAAAGATTATTATCCTCTTAAcgttgtttataattttatggagAATTTGGAGGTTCAATATCCATCTACCTGCACCGTTACTAGCATCGGACGTTCTGTTGAAGGCAGAGATATAAAA atgttaaaaatttcaaacagTGACGCTACGAACACAGGTGTGTGGTTAGACGGTACGATACATGCGCGGGAGTGGATCAGTACGTCTGTTGTGACTTTTATCGCGGATCACATAGcgaaaaactttaataatctACCGAAGagtataacaaataaagacTG GTTTATCGTTCCTGTCGTGAACCCAGACGGCTATTATCACTCTCACTTACACGACCGGATGTGGCGGAAGAACAGAGCTCGTGTGGATAACACAATTGTTGGAGTAGACTTGAACAGGAATTTTGG GTATAATTGGGGGCGCAGTGGATCTGAATGTTCTTCAGGCGATCCGTATCACCAAAATTTCCGTGGTATCGAGCCATTCTCCGAGCCTGAAGCAGCCGCCGTTAAG GATTTAATACTGTATTCAACTATTCCCTTCAAGATATTTATCACATTTCATGCGTACAGCGAGTTGATATCTTTTCCTTGGTGTTTCACCAATGAGCCTTGTGCCGATTATGTCAGGCTATTGGAGGGAGGCACAGCCATGGCTAAG GCAATGTATGAAACAAACGGTCGTATGTATAAAGTTGGAAATTTCAAAGATCTCATGTACTTGGCTGCTGGAACTAGTATTGATTGGAGCTATGGCACCGCACACATACCGTTCTCATATCTCGTTGAACTGCGAAGTAAGGAGTTCAAATTTCTCCTACCAAAAGAAGAGATCCAAGACTGTTGCCAAGAAGTCCTGAATGGCGTGTTAGCTTTAGCTAATTTTGTGGATCAGAAAAAGTGTATAAATTGTACAATGTTTTCAAGAAAAAAAGAGTAA